In Aedes albopictus strain Foshan chromosome 3, AalbF5, whole genome shotgun sequence, the genomic window tggtgggtcgcgacccatagtttgaggaaGGTGGGTCTAGAGTTCTTTCCGAGTTACAgatattcttttagagatttattCGGACTTCTATCTtgcatttttccatgaattccttccgagattcctacttGACTTTCTACCGTAATTTTTTCTTGGAATCTTTTCGAGGTTTCTTACAGAACTATTGTCCGGGATTTTTgctggagttccttccgggattaatCGCAGGAATTATGCCAGAGTTGCTCCCGGGATTTAATCACAGGTTTTTCGGCAACTCGCCCAGAGCCACACGCGTGATTACATTAGGATTGTTCCGCCACGAATTTTCACGggcatttcgaaagaaatttttcTCATTTCTTATATTAGGAGTTTCCGCGGAGTTTTTTCCGGAGTATCTCGAGAGAAACTGCGAGAGAATGTTCGTaagagtttcgggagaaattttggaaacacTCCCGAATGGAGCTCCATTCAAAATCTCGGGAGGACTTCTGTACACagttaatcgcgttcggtaatgtttaccgaaatctcatacgctgagcgttcggtaatagatttttagggaaattctgtaaaaaagtaacaagtttcggtaaaatgttatcgtttatctgtcaaactataacgaacttcggtaaaagttgctacctttaccgaatttttcctgtaaaacaaacttaacggttgagatttcggtaaaacattaccgaagtcggtgtttTTTTCTAACTGTATACGAAGTCTCACAAAGAATTGCGGCAAAAAGCTCAGAAGGAACTAGACAAATTCTAAGATTAAATATAATAGAGATTCCGGTAGAAACTGTAGGAGGCCTCCCGAAGAACTGCTAAGATAAATCACAGAAAAAgaatgaatcctggaaagatcctcGAGAAaaatccccggaaattcctctagtagaAATCACAAGAGGAACTTCATGAGAAATATTAGCGGTTGTTGTTGCAGAAACTTCGAGATGTGCTCCggagaaatcttgggagaaagtcctggagaaaactctctaagaaatctaagaaggaactctggAAAAAAGCCAGCCAGAGTCTCAAACAACTAGCCAACTTTTATCTGTCGTCAAAAGTGGTAAAAAAAATTGTCGTGCAGACAAACAATGTATTCGCATGCGATTTTGATTCATGCGACCCATAGATTAGTTGGCTACATAATGAGGGCTTTAAGGCAACCTAAAAAGAATAAGCAATGGAAAACTTAAGGTTTTGTGTAAACTAAAAACTTTGAAGCGAGGATTCTTTCTAtaccacatggcgaccgtgactcgGGTAAATTTTTCGATACAAatgaaaaaagtgaaaaagtgaaTAATAGTGGCATTAAAGTTTCTgacaattaaaattaaaaaaaaaagccatCAAAGTAAGGTAAACAAGTACCGTataatggggtgttaagggattcatcttcacatactattttgaaaaatcgctaaaccgtttaaaaactgattcacaaattccaaattcgcttcaaatgtgtgttggaaaGAAAGGTatactataaggattaccacttataaaaaaaaacgctttttacTGGACACCATacatcaaaaatagaacggcattggtttttctcaatttcgctacccttgaaacattcatttgtatggtcagaaatattattaggaaaaaattgtgagtattcgcaaggtgttctacaactaatttcaaacgaaactagggtaaaatatttgatgttaCTAAGGTTGTTTTCGAACAccgacaatttttgagaaaaaagtcaagtttcataaactggtggggtgttaggggatgAAATTTCTCGTATAACCTTTTTAATTGTATCACGAAGTATTGAGACAATTTATTCATTGTATAACAATAACTTTTCTGAATAACATATTACCgatttcattttgggtcataagcgttccaacagttgctatggatgataaattcGACTGATACAATATTGATCTTTAAAAACAGGTgttagattgatacatataatAAAAAATTGATCAAATGTTTATACTCAATGCCACTGTagtcccctctttacagaagtttgtgcTCTTTAGGTGTTATGTTATGTTTTAACGAAGGCGTATTCCACAAAATAGATTTTCCATCTGTTTTCTTGTCTAAATATTATCAATTATTGGCGTTCAAACttgacagctttttgaaaatgtggaatatgctcacttgttccatatatttTGTAAACCAGACTGTCAGTAACTCTTACAAAAGCAAGTATTTGTGAAGATGACGCATGGCTGCTAAAATATCTCAACATCTAAAATATGACCTATCAGCGTTGTTtcagagtagaaatatcagcactaggttgtcccaaaattgaacATAGTCAAAAAGCTTGAGGGCTCAcgctgcaaatgatagctatgggtgtcagaaacaaacttttgtatgacggcaactctCAGAAATgatgtttagaggtcgccccgggaagatttttgaaaaatggccatttttcgtaataaatttcaaacaaaaattttttATCGTACAGAAATTatcaataccgtcgtgcggggcttctttttacactttttcatgatttttcaactttatgacattataaatcccagagtagtgaatggatttccacaatttttacacataataattgtgagtatgtatgtaggatgtatgcaaaatttgaactaaatcaatcaataaacaaaaaagttgttcatacaccaatcggacacatctcatatagaaccagatgggggctactttggacatttttatctaaaacaaaattgcatttcaaattccaggtttatttagaaaactactttgtaccaatactgagTAGTGTgtggtagttcggtagcagcaaagcttcgcgcgcttgctttgttagatttttgcgattttttcttctctgcggggctccgacgacgacgacgggacgccaagcagtcagtagtgtgcggtagttcggcagcagcaaagcttcgcgcgcttgctttgttagatttttgcgattttttcttctctgcggggctccgacgacgacgacgggacgccaagcagtcagtagtgtgcggtagttcggcagcagcaaagcttcgcgcgcttgctttgttagatttttgcgatttttttttcttctctgcggggctccgacgacgacgacgggatgccaagcagtcagtagtgtgtggtagttcggtagcagcaaagcttcgcgcgcttgctttgttagatttttgcgattttttcttctctgcggggctccgacgacgacgacgggacgccaagcagtcagtagtgtgcggtagttcggcagcagcaaagcttcgcgcgcttgctttgttagatttttgcgattttttcttctctgcggggctccgacgacgacgacgggacgccaagcagtcagtagtgtgcggtagttcggcagcagcaaagcttcgcgcgcttgctttgttagatttttgcgatttttttttcttctctgcggggctccgacgacgacgacgggatgccaagcagtcagtagtgtgtggtagttcggcagcagcaaagcttcgcgcgcttgctttgttagatttttgcgattttttcttctctgcggggctccgacgacgacgacgggacgccaagcaatcagtagtgtgcggtagttcggcagcagcaaagcttcgcgcgcttgctttgctagatttttgcgattttttcttctttgcggggctccgacgacgacgacgggacgccaagcagtcagtagtgtgcggtagttcggcagcagcaaagcttcgcgcgcttgctttgttagatttttgcgattttttcttctctgcggggctccgacgacgacgacgggacgccaagcagtcagtagtgtgcggtagttcggtagcagcaaagcttcgcgcgcttgctttgttagatttttgcgatttttcttctctgcggggctccgacgacgacgacgggatgccaagcagtcagtagtgtgtggtagttcggcagcagcaaagcttcgcgcgcttgctttgttagatttttgcgattttttcttctctgcggggctccgacgacgacgacgggacgccaagcagtcagtagtgtgcggtagttcggcagcagcaaagcttcgcgcgcttgctttgttagatttttgcgattttttcttctctgcggggctccgacgacgacgacgggacgccaagcagtcagtagtgtgcggtagttcggcagcagcaaagcttcgcgcgcttgctttgttagatttttgcgattttttcttctctgcggggctccgacgacgacgacgggatgccaagcagtcagtagtgtgtggtagttcggcagcagcaaagcttcgcgcgcttgctttgttagatttttgcgatttttttttcttctctgcggggctccgacgacgggacgaagtgtgcggtggacgcgtcgagGCTCGactcggttccgaatttttcgctttccGTCGGCGCtacttcccaatacacttttagtggataataatttttttttttttttgcattaacacaAAAGAGTGGAAAATGATAGttagggctcgccggtcgagaaaaaaatccgggcgccgacaagtgagtcgcgttcagtgtatttctgtgtggaatagactaaaggtctctgctccctagtggagtggagacgcgcgatataaTTTtccttttggctagtttttgcgtcgaaaagtggtcggttgttaacggcggtttgtgtatattgatccattgccaaatcatatcaccaaccataggtgactcccggactgacaatgtaccttaccctactaacaaaaaattccttcctgagacaaacgtggagatgcagcgattcgcggtctttttaacaacgtttgtcttactaacattccctcccatcctcgatgaccgtaaggacgtggccggcgccgttattgaccttattaaagttgagagctctcgaactgtgtacattgagaatagtaagctagtcccaagccctattcattggttccttgtgcaatttcgattgctctggtcaatcacggagtagcaactacgaattgtgcggtcatctatgctcatgctcatgctcatgctcaaaactactttgtaccaatactgtagtatactatatcagacatgatttcaataaatttatgcgtttgaagatggttccgtgctacctttagtattatgagcagcgtgatattgctatataaatagcctgaaaaaaaggaccatcaatcctttatttgggtgaaatggtcatttataatgtataacgatacaaatattcgattgtatatgctacgttgatatattttgaatgaattgatcaaccctttgaaatttatgaactgtagaaacaatgcttacagagcaaatgttctgatacgttatgtatattttattgatttattcgatgtattttcgcgtcctgccaagcaataaacggtctgtttgaaaaataatttcaaccaaatggagggaaaactattgcttcgtaatagtcccaaagacatcaaacagatttgaaccatatttcgaattcaaaaaatccatattcgaaagtgtccaaagtagccccgcatttcaaaagtaaccccgcacgacggtacccaCCATTTTTATATCTTTTACAGCTTGATATTGATCCAAACTATTTGCCAAAAattattaacgacatgttttgcaggtaactttttgatactgaatttttgaatttactaaaatttgtcatattttgacatactttgcattttacccatcataaaaagtatctcatcctaatgataatttaaaacaatttccatagaaAAATAGGAATGGTCCCTAATGATAAAGTTACTctctagtaggtacctttctatatcaaagaaaatggatttgtcaacggaagcaCACATTCAATAAATGATATCACCATAATTccttaacacaatcaagacaaaacttGTTGAgcttacgtgattttttactttgtatgtgtttttgggcagttcttatgtgacatttttaaaaatatacctaaaaattcaaatttcatcaaaaagtaaatcgtgaataactctaaaacggataaaaaaaacgccatgctgtcttcggtaaagtttttcctcataaaatttcctatctttctatgtaaattgttttaaattagcattagggtgagatactttttatgatgggtaaaatgcaaagtatgtaaaaaaatgacaaattttagtaaattcaaaaattcagtatcaaaaagttacctgcaaaacatgtcgttaataacttttcccaagtagtttggatctatatcaagctgtaaaaaatataaaaatggtgggttttgacaatttttgtacggtaaaaaatttttgtttgaaatttattacgaaaaatggccatttttcaaaaatcttctcggggcgacctctaaacatcatttctgaaagttgccgtcatacaaaagtttgtttctaacacccttagctatcatttgcagcgtgagcccccaagctttttgactatgttcaattttgggacaacctaatcagcactgaatacacagtttacacattgggccatctaatgatgcttgcatataaaacatttcaatataaaagagtttttatgtaaacaaaaaacTGTCAATATACATCCTTAGTTTACAATCTGTTGGtcaatctgaactgttcaatttggtTACCCTAAATAGTAACTGagaataatgtgtttgttaaaaattgggtttttaaattaagaaaaatgtattgattttttgattttatacgaaagagtacctttttctgaaccaccatgatttttttcagatttttagaacttcattttggtagctaaaatcgatttcgaagagattttttaaaatcaccttttgacagctggccaactgcttgacagctccgcccagtacaaaatgcgacgaggggtgattcgacaaatcgctcccatacaaacttcaagctgatttttaaataggttcccgggcaccaaaattcatgaaaatttggatttcggctcagttttgcatgcagattctgaatatggaattatctcaacaccgctaaagaagccaattgaagccattcaggtacaattgacgttttttttcagatttcgaggctttaacaaaaaaaaactcatatacaaaGGTAGTTGACAATGAAACTGTTCCTATACTTTCAggactatgataatctttttcggcgATGTTCGAGAAATATTTCAAtcactgtttacaattaatcaatttttatctttctttgaaatataagaacttttacatttaTTCCCTTAagtttcttaacaccccattttcatgttttccaaaaattcgcacattttgttaaatatcatctatttctccaaaaactcgtcaaattttgtaatctatatgcgtagcaggcaacaagacaatgatcggactgcttttcTTGAAAGCAGTAAGAAGTAGAGCCCATGAATTAATGGGGACGAAAatttttccgtcccttaacaccccattttacggtattgaGTTTTAGTGACTGTCAACAAGAGATTCAAACGAATTCAGCAGTTCCACCGAGCAAGTTTTagtaattttccaaaaaaaaaaccctgaaactcTACATTTCGTCCACCACGAAGTCCTCAATGAGGTCTGTCAAAAATTTTGCAAGTACTTTCTGCTATAgtgtttattttatgattttttttctcaaacgtTACCTTCAGAATTTCGTCAAAAGCTTCAGAGATTCCGTGAGATACTATTCCACAAATTCTCCTTGCATTACTTTCAGGAAATTTCACACAATAAAATGCTTCTTCTGAATTTAGCTAAAAATGTACCCAGGAAACAAATCAGACAATCTTTAACCTTTCGTAGtccgcgcggttggctaccaccgTCAACACTACGCTAATGCtatgtacaaaaagcgagattttttcaacgtgttgtacagaacacagcagcgcgatcactcgagggttaagaaaTTCCGTAAAAACCAACATTTTACCTATTTTATCAATGACTTCCTTTGAAATTTGCTTTATCTGTCATTTGATTTCGTCAACATATACAACCTAAGAATTAATTTTAATGAGAAGGCAATTTCAAGGAGAAACTCACGAAATAtctgacttttttttttaaacattgtttttttaaacatttgtttaaaaaaaaagtcaGATATTTCTCCGTGAGTTTCTCCTTGAAATTGCCTTCTCATTAAAATTAATTCTTAGGTTGTATATGTTGACGAAATCAAATGACAGATAAAGCAAATTTCAAAGGAAGTCATTGATAAAATAGGTAGAATGTTGATTTTTTACGGAAtttcttaaccctcgagtgatcgcgttgCTGTGttctgtacaacacgttgaaaaaaaatctcgctttttgtacataGCACTCCTGGACTTTTTATGAAAGTAATAAGACAGAAAACAAAAAGTTGCACTAAAATAATGTCAGAGCTCCTTCAAGAACTGCCATTGATCCTTTCGAAATCAccagaatttctattgaaataacTGAATTCTAACTTCAAATTGGGAATTCTCTTAGAAGCCGTTTGACTTTAGGGTAATTTCCCGCAAAtcagaaactacaaaaaaaaaaaatacttattccTCCGAAAAAACAGCCACCAAAAATCCTCTGGTCCCCTCCATGCACAacgacccaacaaacatttttgctgtacaagagtggaacaaaccgttattaagcaaactatagcttaagaaactgttattgagctagttctgtttcttggggatAATCTTAGAAGCAGTTATtggggaaattgctgaaggaatccctgcacgaacttctggaggaatttccgaaaagttttcaggaatctttgaaggcattcttgtaagaatctctggcaagattcgtgcaggaatcttaaggcgaaactggaagcatttcctcactttttggttttttgattttttattaaataacgaagcaatattttcaaaatcggttttcgtgcacatgtagagtatggatcaaggtatcttctgaattttttttgtagtggaaaatatgtttcgtttttgcagaaaccatttttgaacaaaatttcacaaaaaaatggtttctgaaaaaatggaaaacattttccaccttaaaaaaattcagaagataccttgatccatactctacatgtgcacgaaaaccgattttgaaaatattgcttcgttatttaataaaaaatcaaaaaccgaaaaaatgagaaaatgcttccagtttcgccttaagaggagTTCTCGTTGGTGTCTGTGTGATAATTCCTGCAGTTATCTTTTgaggaaatcttgcagaaatcattggagcaatttctgacaaTATGAACTTTTGTAAgcactcctgaagtaatcttgagaaaaatcaatgaaggaattcgtggcatgcctggagggatttctgtagaaatctttagatcaatccctgcagaattccttggaaatttattcccgaaaattctgaataaatcctaggaggaatattTGTAGGAACTTCTGGGAATCTTCTATAATTATCTCTGAgtgttttcttgaggaattcctgggagatatGCCGAGGAATaatgaatttcttaataaattcctaaGAGAAACCCAAGAATTTAAGTatatgtaggaatacctggagaaattcccacaagaatttcagatgaaattcctggagaaactttagaaagaatttctagtgaatgtcctgaaaatacccctgaaggaataacttaaatttttttgtaaaatttatagaggaatcatTAGGAAGCGTTCCTCTATTATTTtctggcaaaaaaaaaatctaaatatctctGGAGATACTATCTTAATAAACTCTTAAAGAAATCgattgaggaattccaacaaaaaatctcttgggaaatttctagtgaaatgcTAAAGGAAGTCCgaatgaaaaattcctggggaaattcctggaacgaTTTCTAGAGATATTTCATAAGAAATATCTGGGTGCACGCCCGgagaaattacagcaggaatctctgtaaaaatttCCGGACGAGTCCCTGATGGAACTtttggaatctctagaagaacactcggatgaactccaggagaaatccatggagaaattataaaaaaaaacttgagaagtttcaagaggaattcatggaagaatccctaggaGTATCCACGaagtattcctgatggaattcatggaaatAAAATCTAAAGGAATACGTGAATGAGTTCCTGaacaaatggaggaatttcagatataatctttggatgaataccaggaggagtttctgctaAACTAGTAAGAgttatttctacaagaaattcttctggaagaaaatctaaaaaaatatcggacagaagaaatttttaagtAGGTGACAGAAGTTAAAACTACTTTAAATAAAACATCGGGAGATAGAtaaaaattcatgattttctaattTATATTATTTGGATCCTGAAGTCGGTTGGCCGATTTGGACCCTGAAGCCGAAAATTTAAAGTGATTTTTCAACATTCAAATAACAAATATTCAAAGGTTAAACTGTGAAGAACTTTGGGTTACTATTTTGTACTCAGAAGTATTGTAAACATTCGCTGACATCTAACAAATTCTGCAATTGGAAATATCGTGCCCCAGCATCCCTTATTGCACAGCAGCGCGACTCAACTACCGGCGAGCAGCGACGACGACGGCACGTGGAGAATAAATTACTAATAAACTATAAGTGTTGTCTACCCGCCCGTTACAAAGTAGCTACAAAGTTGCTTTCCCCCTTCTCGCCCTCTCCCACACCACGGGCTAGTAGAGACTAAACTGCGTCACCGAAACCGAAGTGCATGCATCCCCCATTCGGAAAGCGCAGTTTCAATCTTTCTTCGGAAGCTCGAGTCTAGTATAAATACCTACCTCCCCGATTCCCATTGCACACGCCACCGCACCGCTAAGCGAACGATATGAAATGAATGAATTGGATGGTTGGATGGGATGACTGGTGGCGAATGTGTCTCTATCGTTGCGTTGTTGAAACGACGTTAGAacgagagtgagtgagtgagtgagtgtgtTGTGACTTTCTTCTGTATCTACAGATAGCGCAGGGTGTCGGATCCGATGAGTGCATCGGTAAGGCTTTCGATTCCGTCGGCCAGGATGGACATTTCTGATCCCGAGCCGGACGACGttgggacgacgacgacggcggaggAGGCAGCTGTTGTTCCGTTGGCGGCAGTTCCCGTGGGGCCACCAGAAGCGCCGCTGGCCCCGGTGTTGACCGGAGCACCGGTGCCGGTACCGGACCCGCCCTGATTGGAATAGAAGGAGGGACCACCGAGTTTGCTGGTGCGATCGACCGAATTGCCGTTGATCAGGTAATCACGGGACGTTTCGGGGCTGTATTGGAAGAGTGATTCTCGGTTATTGTTCAGTGAGATGGGAGTGGATGGAACCGATTTGGGAAGCTCGAACAAAGCTTTCGAGGTGGAGCTCGTCCCGAACGAGCCGGCTCCCATGGATTGATGATGGCTATGATTGAAGGACATTTGATGCGGAAGCGGAGTTGATGGGACGGATCGTGACAGGCTGCTGAAAGGAACGGAAGCTTTCGGGAACATATCGTCCTGGTCCAGAAGGTGGGATATCATCGGTTCGGATTCTTCGAGCTTGATGGACTGTTGCTGGATGTTGTTGGCCGTCGACGAGGGAGGTTCGTTGAGCATGTCCAGAATGTTGTTCGGGTCGGAGAAATCGTCACACTCGGAAGGTACCGGAGTTTGCGACACGGAAGTGTAATTGGAATGATTGTACGCGTCGTAGTTGGCGATCAACGGTACGCTGCTGGAACGCGATTCAAGCGATCCGGGCATGGTTTGATGGGACTGCATTTGCGAAGAAGgcaaacaaattggttgaaaagaAGGAATTGAGTTCTGACAGTTCATAACATTGGGATTCATTCCGAAGCGATAGTTTTGCACTATGGATGGGCTAGGGGGTGCGGAAGCGGACAATTCGTTCTTCACGAAGCCCGGACGCGGATGATACCCGGGATGTGATTGATTCTGCGGCAGAATATTCAACGTAAGCCCATTGTTGTTGGAAGGTTTACCGCTTTTCCGGTGTATCGGCGTATTTCTTGGACTTACGAATGGACTAGCATTGGGTGTAGTATTGTTCTGATGGGACGACGACTTGGCCAACGGAACTCGTGGTGACTGGGGACCTGCCGAGATGGGAACAAAGTCGACGTAGTTTTTCCGACGTCCGTTGGGGCTTTGCAGAGGAGTTCCATTGTTAACAGCATTAATGTTGGCCGATCCATTTCCTAAACTATTAAGACATCCCTCAAGGGCCAACTTCATATTGGCGGCACTCAAATTCTTCTTCGTATCAGTACTATTACACGTATTACTACTATCTAGACTACTTACGGTGCTGCCATGATGGCGCTGGGATAACATTGCCAGCGAAGCCGAAGCCGATCCCGGTTGAAGGTTCAACTGCTGCCCGCTTCCATCGAACCCGTCCAACTGGCCACCTACCTGCGGCTTGTCCATTCCACCTCCCTGATTCATATTCTGCTCCAGCATGCTTCGAAGTTGCgagagcttgaagtttgtatcatGGTCCTCAAGCATTCCCAAACTACCAGGTTCGAGTGATGTACCCGATATTATCCCGGAGCCACTCCCTCCGCCATCATCTACCTGATTTTCCTCCGGAAAATACTTCAGCAGCTCCTGATCTTGATCCTGCGAGTTGTCCTCATCGCATTGCAAGTAATCATCCAGCGCGTTCTTGTCCATGTTGCAAATGCTAATGACCCGTTCCCGAGGAATGATAAAGTCTTCCTTGCTGCTGCTCGTGACCAAATCCTGCGACTCGATCAATATCAAATTTCCCATTTCATCGTAACTGGGGCCGCTGTTGTTCTGTGCCTCGATCGaccgctgctgttgctgttggagCAGCCGTAGCCGCTTTTGGCGAGCTAAATGCGCAAAGGAGGCTGCTCGTTTGGCCGCTGCACTGGGCGTCCGCAGTGGATTGGGCATGTGcggctgatgctgctgctggtggtgatGCTGCGAAAGCATCGCTCCTCCGGACTGTTGACTTTGGGCGGCGGCCTTCAGTTGTTGAGCTTGGCGGACCTTCTTACAGAGGATGTATTCCTCGGCTGGGCTTCGCATCTGGCGTCCGGCAGCCAGTACGGCTGATGCTGCCGCGAGggcattgttgttgttgttgttgttgttgctgttactAGTATCACAGTTGAGATTTGTACTTAGCTGCTGGTGCTGCTGTTTCATGCTGACGGCAGCCGACAACGGCGTTGCGGTGTTGTTGTTGTCCTCGTCGGTGTAATCCGGTCGTTCCAGTTTAACCACCTGCTG contains:
- the LOC109418340 gene encoding uncharacterized protein LOC109418340 translates to MSQPNHFQPWKQNRPLGIPPNLGGNNSYGKLPAVAHQNPPQTTAASMHHLHHQQQQQQHHQQAMMMGGHPQQQPPQGSGLVIQSAPASSSTSVISSSTGPMPGSSGNPSPGGGMGEFLAQLGANKLMLSKLSASYGLGNLPMGMPPLDQHQALQNQQQQQQLSPLDDCASDKEREVRIQQIFESAIGDTSKKQIVEILEKISILRPPERLLLYLRMPGGYPETDPLRQSQNPLGTRSEINHTINWVRSHLEHDPNVSIPKQEVYDDYTAFCERIDIKPLSTADFGKVMKQVFPGIRPRRLGTRGHSRYCYAAMRKATKLAAPKLPDLSTSSSSGGGGGGTGGEKKSDPEDQVPTDEEAWKVIKLWAEAMLPEAFGSINELAGFITKHNLNSPASIASRQLLQKKLLQREIKERKKLTAAALKKRRRKRRKTLSTSLDSEVSAAPPPAAPASSVASSCEANAQLSLKATPDAATSSAASVLQQVVKLERPDYTDEDNNNTATPLSAAVSMKQQHQQLSTNLNCDTSNSNNNNNNNNALAAASAVLAAGRQMRSPAEEYILCKKVRQAQQLKAAAQSQQSGGAMLSQHHHQQQHQPHMPNPLRTPSAAAKRAASFAHLARQKRLRLLQQQQQRSIEAQNNSGPSYDEMGNLILIESQDLVTSSSKEDFIIPRERVISICNMDKNALDDYLQCDEDNSQDQDQELLKYFPEENQVDDGGGSGSGIISGTSLEPGSLGMLEDHDTNFKLSQLRSMLEQNMNQGGGMDKPQVGGQLDGFDGSGQQLNLQPGSASASLAMLSQRHHGSTVSSLDSSNTCNSTDTKKNLSAANMKLALEGCLNSLGNGSANINAVNNGTPLQSPNGRRKNYVDFVPISAGPQSPRVPLAKSSSHQNNTTPNASPFVSPRNTPIHRKSGKPSNNNGLTLNILPQNQSHPGYHPRPGFVKNELSASAPPSPSIVQNYRFGMNPNVMNCQNSIPSFQPICLPSSQMQSHQTMPGSLESRSSSVPLIANYDAYNHSNYTSVSQTPVPSECDDFSDPNNILDMLNEPPSSTANNIQQQSIKLEESEPMISHLLDQDDMFPKASVPFSSLSRSVPSTPLPHQMSFNHSHHQSMGAGSFGTSSTSKALFELPKSVPSTPISLNNNRESLFQYSPETSRDYLINGNSVDRTSKLGGPSFYSNQGGSGTGTGAPVNTGASGASGGPTGTAANGTTAASSAVVVVPTSSGSGSEMSILADGIESLTDALIGSDTLRYL